In one window of Constrictibacter sp. MBR-5 DNA:
- a CDS encoding HepT-like ribonuclease domain-containing protein: MRRDPRKYLWDAREAAEAVRTFVSGRTLEDYLADLMLRSAVERQLGIVGEALGQLARHVPEIAETIPDLPRVVAFRNLLVHGYAQIDDERVWAVVHENLPPLLSAINRSMPDEAEPPAPDCRR, translated from the coding sequence ATGCGGCGTGATCCGCGCAAGTACCTCTGGGATGCCCGCGAGGCGGCGGAGGCCGTCCGAACCTTCGTCAGCGGCAGGACGCTGGAGGACTATCTGGCCGACCTCATGCTCCGCTCGGCGGTCGAACGGCAGCTTGGCATAGTAGGCGAGGCGCTCGGGCAACTCGCCCGCCATGTGCCCGAGATCGCAGAGACGATCCCGGATCTTCCCCGTGTGGTGGCGTTCCGCAACCTGCTGGTTCACGGCTATGCACAGATCGACGACGAGCGCGTCTGGGCGGTCGTCCACGAGAACCTGCCGCCGCTCCTGTCGGCGATCAACCGGTCGATGCCGGATGAAGCCGAGCCACCGGCGCCCGACTGCCGCCGCTAA
- a CDS encoding nucleotidyltransferase domain-containing protein, with translation MHPTISEQREAVAALCRRFRVKRLEVFGSAARADFDPSSSDVDLLVQFERETGRAALDSFMGFKEALEDLFGRPVDLVEATAVRNPYLRADIARSRELLYAA, from the coding sequence ATGCACCCGACGATCAGCGAGCAGCGGGAGGCGGTGGCGGCGCTCTGTCGGCGCTTTCGCGTGAAGCGGCTGGAGGTCTTCGGCTCAGCTGCCCGGGCGGACTTCGACCCGTCCTCCAGCGACGTGGACCTGCTGGTGCAGTTCGAACGGGAAACCGGCCGGGCCGCACTGGACAGCTTCATGGGCTTCAAGGAAGCGCTCGAAGACCTGTTCGGCAGGCCGGTCGACCTCGTCGAGGCCACGGCGGTGCGCAACCCCTATCTCAGGGCGGACATCGCGCGCAGCCGCGAATTGCTCTATGCGGCGTGA